In a single window of the Canis lupus familiaris isolate Mischka breed German Shepherd chromosome 2, alternate assembly UU_Cfam_GSD_1.0, whole genome shotgun sequence genome:
- the NPPB gene encoding natriuretic peptides B — protein MEPCAALPRALLLLLFLHLSPLGGRPHPLGGRSPASEASEASEASGLWAVQELLGRLKDAVSELQAEQLALEPLHRSHSPAEAPEAGEERPVGVLAPHDSVLQALRRLRSPKMMHKSGCFGRRLDRIGSLSGLGCNVLRKY, from the exons ATGGAGCCCTGCGCAGCGCTGCCCCgggccctcctgctcctcctgttCTTGCACCTGTCGCCACTCGGAGGCCGCCCCCACCCGCTGGGCGGCCGCAGCCCCGCCTCGGAAGCCTCGGAAGCCTCAGAAGCCTCGGGGTTGTGGGCCGTGCAG GAGCTGCTGGGCCGTCTGAAGGACGCAGTttcagagctgcaggcagagcagTTGGCCCTGGAACCCCTGCACCGGAGCCACAGCCCCGCAGAAGCCCCGGAGGCCGGGGAGGAACGCCCCGTGGGGGTCCTTGCACCCCATGACAGTGTCCTCCAGGCCCTGAGAAGACTACGCAGCCCCAAGATGATGCACAAGTCAGGGTGCTTTGGCCGGAGGCTGGACCGGATCGGCTCCCTCAGTGGCCTGGGCTGCAATG tGCTGAGAAAGTATTAA
- the NPPA gene encoding natriuretic peptides A precursor, with product MGSPIAASFLLFLAVQLLGQTGANPVYGSVSNADLLDFKNLLDRLEDKMPLEDEAESPQALSEQNAEAGAALSPLPEVPPWTGEVSPAQRDGGALGRSPWDSSDRSALLKSKLRALLAAPRSLRRSSCFGGRMDRIGAQSGLGCNSFRY from the exons ATGGGCTCCCCCATCGCCGCaagcttcctcctcttcctggcagTTCAGCTCCTGGGGCAGACGGGCGCTAACCCCGTGTACGGCTCTGTGTCCAACGCAGACCTGCTGGATTTCAAG AACTTGCTGGACCGCTTGGAGGACAAGATGCCTTTAGAAGATGAAGCCGAGTCTCCCCAAGCCCTGAGTGAGCAGAATGCGGAAGCTGGGGCAGCTCTCAGCCCCCTGCCTGAGGTGCCTCCCTGGACGGGGGAGGTCAGCCCAGCCCAGAGAGATGGGGGTGCCCTTGGGCGCAGCCCCTGGGACTCCTCCGATAGATCTGCCCTCCTGAAGAGCAAGCTGAGAGCCCTGCTTGCTGCCCCTCGGAGCCTGCGGAGGTCCAGCTGCTTCGGAGGCAGGATGGATAGGATTGGAGCCCAGAGCGGACTGGGCTGCAACAGCTTCCGG TACTGA